The Carettochelys insculpta isolate YL-2023 chromosome 23, ASM3395843v1, whole genome shotgun sequence genome has a window encoding:
- the LOC142025601 gene encoding putative glutamate receptor, with amino-acid sequence MEEPFRLAFHVSVGLLLLGVLHLAGAIEKGNAVSKGGDAEEQGGMDPQMLTVTTILQDPYAMARGTELEGYCVDLLDALAKILHFDYKVTLVKDGRYGAVSSGRNWTGMIGEIVRQEADLAVAPLTITSAREEVVSFTTPFLATGIGILLRKDAASQSTSLFGFLTPFSKETWTGLLVAYLLTCLCLFLAARLSPCEWQEPKSEENHFTFLDSLWFGAGALTLQGAVPHPKALSGRIIAAIWWVFTISLLAAYIANFTASLRSGNEPLPIQTFEDLVKQRELEFGTVESSSTFQFFKNSRNPIHQMIYEYMDKRRDYVLVKSYQEAVQRVLESNYAFIGESISQDLAAARHCNLIRAPEVIGARGFGIATAKGSLWANKLSSAVLKLGESGDLDYLRNKWWETTCFHKDSKTWGPLKPHAMCGLFLVLAIGLTLGVTVALVELVNKSRRAAEQEKKSCCSVLLQEMSHRFRIREGARENPEKVKS; translated from the exons GGCGGCGATGCGGAAGAGCAAGGGGGAATGGATCCTCAGATGCTGACCGTCACAACAATCCTG CAAGACCCCTATGCAATGGCAAgaggcacagagctggagggGTACTGCGTGGACCTGCTGGATGCTCTTGCCAAGATTCTGCACTTCGACTACAAGGTGACGTTGGTGAAAGATGGCCGCTACGGGGCTGTGTCCTCCGGCAGGAACTGGACTGGGATGATTGGCGAGATTGTCAGACAG GAAGCAGACCTGGCCGTGGCTCCCCTGACGATCACGTCGGCAAGGGAAGAGGTGGTTTCCTTCACCACACCATTCCTGGCCACGGGGATCGGGATCCTGCTCAGGAAAGACGCTGCCTCCCAGAGCACCTCTCTCTTCGGCTTCCTCACTCCCTTCAGCAAAGAGACCTGGACTGGCCTGCTGGTGGCTTACCTGCTGACCTGCCTTTGCCTCTTCCTTGCTGCTAG ATTGAGTCCTTGTGAATGGCAGGAGCCAAAGAGCGAGGAGAACCACTTCACCTTCCTGGACAGTCTCTGGTTTGGCGCAGGAGCACTTACCCTGCAAG GTGCAGTGCCTCACCCCAAGGCCCTCTCTGGGCGAATCATTGCTGCCATCTGGTGGGTGTTCACCatctctctgctggctgcctacATTGCCAATTTCACTGCCTCGCTGCGCTCCGGGAACGAGCCACTCCCCATCCAGACGTTTGAAGATCTGGTGAAGCAGAGAGAGCTTGAGTTTGGGACAGTAGAAAGTTCCTCCACATTTCAGTTCTTCAAG AACTCCCGAAATCCCATCCATCAGATGATCTACGAGTACATGGACAAGAGGCGAGACTACGTTTTAGTCAAAAGCTACCAGGAGGCGGTTCAGCGTGTGCTGGAATCGAATTACGCCTTCATCGGGGAATCCATCTCCCAAGAtcttgctgctgccaggcactGCAATTTGATCAGGGCCCCTGAAGTTATTGGAGCAAGGGGATTTGGCATTGCAACAGCAAAGG GATCGCTGTGGGCCAATAAACTCTCCAGTGCTGTCCTGAAATTGGGTGAATCAGGTGACCTTGATTACCTGCGCAACAAGTGGTGGGAGACCACCTGTTTTCATAAGGACTCAAAGACATGGGGTCCTCTGAAACCCCATGCCATGTGTGGCCTCTTCCTGGTTCTGGCAATCGGACTCACATTGGGTGTGACTGTGGCTTTGGTGGAGCTGGTGAACAAGAGCAGACGTGCTGCTGAGCAGGAGAAG AAATCTTGCTGCTCTGTTCTCCTACAGGAGATGAGTCACCGGTTCAGAATAAGAGAAGGTGCAAGAGAGAATCCAGAAAAGGTTAAATCCTAA